One window of the Pseudomonas knackmussii B13 genome contains the following:
- the plsB gene encoding glycerol-3-phosphate 1-O-acyltransferase PlsB, whose protein sequence is MPRYPFRRFGFGALRRLLYLWVRSETINQSSLSLKIDRNKPVLYALPQPSVSDLAVIDNECRKAGLPRPVMPVAIGGSVEPAAFFYLTREPDWFGRQDKRGAPPALVRTLAALEQNGVDDAQIVPVSVFWGQSPDSEKSAWKLLFADNWAVTGRLRKLARILILGRKTRVQFSAPIHLRELVEQGKGQERTQRMVQRILRVHFRNQKTAVIGPDLSHRRTLVKGLLRAPLVRQAIQEEMDAQKISQEKAEASALRYANEIAADVSYPVIRFLEVTLTWFWNKLYEGVRVNHIERVQDVAQGNEIVYVPCHRSHIDYLLLSYLLFRNGLTPPHIAAGINLNMPVVGSILRRGGAFFMRRSFKGNQLYTAVFNEYLHTLFTRGFPTEYFVEGGRSRTGRMLHPRTGMLAITLRSFLRDSRRPIVFVPVYVGYERVLEGRTYLGELRGAAKKKESIFDIFKVIGALRQRFGQVWVNFGEPIHLDAFLERQEPGWKKQELGPEYRPAWLSETTNQLAREVARHLNDAAAINPVNLVALALLSTSRLALDANALARVLDLYLALLRKVPYSPSATLPDGNGQDLIEYVKSMNLLAEQKDALGRILYLDEQNAVLMTYYRNNVLHVFALPALIASFFQSKSRISREQLLTYTRALYPYLQQELFIRWDLDQLDAVVDEWLAALVGQGLLRQEGDAYVRPAPSSREYVLLTLLARAITQTLQRFYMAIALLLNAGQKQLSAEELENLSTVMAQRLSILHGLNAPEFFDKTLFRNFIQAMLDQGVLRKDEEGKLSYHEKLGEIVEGAAKRVLPAEIRLSIRQVALERPEQEGSSAEK, encoded by the coding sequence ATGCCCCGCTATCCGTTCCGTCGCTTCGGCTTTGGTGCCCTGCGCCGCCTGCTGTACCTCTGGGTCCGCTCGGAAACCATCAATCAGTCCTCGCTGAGCCTGAAGATCGACCGCAACAAGCCGGTGCTCTATGCCCTCCCGCAGCCGTCGGTGAGCGACCTCGCGGTCATCGACAACGAATGCCGCAAGGCCGGCCTGCCGCGCCCGGTGATGCCGGTGGCGATCGGCGGCAGCGTCGAGCCGGCAGCCTTCTTCTACCTCACCCGCGAGCCCGACTGGTTCGGTCGCCAGGACAAGCGCGGCGCTCCGCCGGCGCTGGTGCGCACCTTGGCCGCACTGGAGCAGAACGGCGTCGACGATGCTCAGATCGTGCCCGTGAGCGTGTTCTGGGGGCAGTCGCCGGACAGCGAGAAGAGCGCCTGGAAACTGCTGTTCGCCGACAACTGGGCAGTGACCGGACGCCTGCGCAAGCTCGCGCGCATCCTCATCCTCGGACGCAAGACCCGCGTGCAGTTCTCCGCGCCCATCCACCTGCGCGAGCTGGTCGAACAGGGCAAGGGCCAGGAGCGCACCCAGCGCATGGTCCAGCGCATCCTGCGCGTGCACTTCCGCAACCAGAAGACCGCGGTGATCGGCCCGGACCTCTCCCACCGCCGCACACTGGTCAAGGGCCTGCTGCGCGCACCGCTGGTGCGCCAGGCCATCCAGGAGGAGATGGACGCCCAGAAGATCTCCCAGGAGAAGGCCGAAGCCTCGGCGCTGCGCTACGCCAACGAGATCGCGGCCGACGTTTCCTACCCGGTGATCCGCTTCCTCGAAGTCACCCTGACCTGGTTCTGGAACAAGCTCTACGAGGGCGTGCGGGTCAACCACATCGAGCGCGTGCAGGACGTCGCCCAGGGCAACGAGATCGTCTACGTGCCCTGCCACCGCAGCCACATCGACTACCTGCTGCTGTCCTACCTGCTGTTCCGCAACGGCCTGACGCCGCCGCACATCGCCGCCGGCATCAACCTCAACATGCCCGTGGTCGGCTCCATCCTGCGTCGCGGCGGCGCCTTCTTCATGCGTCGCAGCTTCAAGGGCAACCAGCTCTACACCGCAGTGTTCAACGAATACCTGCACACGCTGTTCACCCGCGGCTTCCCCACCGAGTACTTCGTCGAAGGCGGTCGCTCACGCACCGGGCGCATGCTCCACCCGCGCACCGGCATGCTCGCCATCACCCTGCGCAGCTTCCTGCGCGACTCGCGCCGGCCGATCGTCTTCGTGCCGGTCTACGTCGGCTACGAGCGCGTGCTCGAAGGCCGCACCTACCTGGGCGAACTGCGCGGCGCGGCGAAGAAGAAGGAATCCATCTTCGACATCTTCAAGGTGATCGGCGCCCTGCGTCAGCGCTTCGGCCAGGTGTGGGTGAACTTCGGCGAACCCATCCACCTGGACGCCTTCCTGGAGCGCCAGGAGCCGGGCTGGAAGAAACAGGAGCTCGGCCCGGAGTACCGCCCGGCCTGGTTGTCGGAAACGACCAACCAGTTGGCCCGCGAAGTCGCCCGTCACCTCAACGACGCGGCGGCGATCAACCCGGTCAACCTGGTCGCCCTGGCGCTGCTCTCGACCAGCCGCCTGGCCCTGGACGCGAACGCCCTGGCCCGCGTGCTCGACCTCTACCTGGCCCTGCTGCGCAAGGTGCCCTACTCGCCCAGCGCCACCCTGCCCGACGGCAATGGCCAGGACCTGATCGAATACGTGAAGAGCATGAACTTGCTCGCCGAACAGAAGGACGCGCTCGGCCGCATCCTCTACCTCGACGAGCAGAACGCGGTGCTGATGACCTACTACCGCAACAACGTCCTGCACGTGTTCGCCCTGCCGGCGCTGATCGCCAGCTTCTTCCAGAGCAAATCGCGGATCAGCCGCGAGCAACTGCTCACCTACACCCGCGCGCTCTATCCGTACCTGCAGCAGGAACTCTTCATCCGCTGGGACCTGGATCAGCTGGACGCCGTGGTGGACGAGTGGCTCGCCGCGCTGGTAGGCCAAGGCCTGCTGCGCCAGGAAGGCGACGCCTACGTGCGCCCGGCCCCCAGCTCACGCGAATACGTGCTGCTGACCCTGCTCGCCCGCGCTATCACGCAGACCCTGCAGCGCTTCTACATGGCGATCGCCCTGCTGCTCAACGCCGGGCAGAAGCAACTGAGCGCCGAGGAACTGGAAAACCTGAGCACGGTGATGGCCCAGCGCCTGTCGATCCTCCACGGCCTCAACGCCCCGGAGTTCTTCGACAAGACCCTGTTCCGAAACTTCATCCAGGCGATGCTCGACCAGGGCGTGCTGCGCAAGGACGAAGAGGGCAAGCTGAGCTACCACGAGAAGCTCGGCGAGATCGTCGAAGGCGCCGCCAAGCGCGTGCTGCCGGCGGAGATTCGCCTGTCGATCAGGCAGGTGGCGTTGGAGCGGCCGGAGCAGGAAGGCAGCAGCGCTGAAAAATAG
- a CDS encoding ABC transporter ATP-binding protein — MIEISRLTKRFAQQAVVDDLSFSVQPGEVLGFLGPNGAGKSTTMKMLTGFLAPSSGTASIHGFDIQTQTLQAQRLIGYLPEGAPCYGDMTVGRFLEFIAEVRGYRGADKRARVDRVVGLLELEHVRRQSIETLSKGFKRRVGVAQAILHDPKVLILDEPTDGLDPNQKHQVRELIGSLAQERIVIISTHILEEVTAVCTRAVVIANGRLVADGTPFELESRSRYHQAVTLVGENALDRQALAALPGVAGVEENPLENSLTVLARPGEVIFPQVNALIAERGWRIKELDVERGRLDEVFRTLTRGEAA; from the coding sequence ATGATCGAGATAAGCAGACTCACGAAGCGCTTCGCTCAGCAGGCTGTAGTGGACGATTTGTCCTTCAGCGTGCAGCCAGGCGAAGTCCTGGGATTTCTCGGCCCGAATGGCGCCGGCAAGTCCACCACCATGAAGATGCTCACCGGTTTTCTCGCGCCCAGCTCGGGCACGGCGAGCATCCACGGCTTCGACATCCAGACCCAGACCCTGCAGGCCCAGCGCTTGATCGGCTACCTGCCCGAGGGTGCGCCCTGCTATGGCGACATGACGGTCGGCCGCTTCCTCGAGTTCATCGCCGAGGTGCGCGGCTACCGCGGTGCCGACAAGCGCGCGCGGGTCGATCGCGTGGTCGGCCTTTTGGAGCTGGAGCATGTGCGCCGGCAGTCCATCGAAACGCTGTCCAAGGGTTTCAAGCGCCGCGTCGGGGTGGCCCAGGCGATCCTGCATGACCCGAAGGTGCTGATCCTTGACGAGCCCACCGACGGCCTCGACCCGAACCAGAAGCACCAGGTCCGCGAGCTGATCGGCAGCCTGGCGCAGGAGCGCATCGTTATCATTTCCACCCACATCCTCGAGGAGGTCACCGCGGTCTGCACCCGCGCGGTGGTGATCGCCAATGGCCGGCTGGTCGCGGACGGTACGCCCTTCGAGCTGGAAAGCCGCTCGCGTTACCACCAGGCGGTGACCCTGGTTGGCGAGAACGCTCTCGATCGCCAGGCACTGGCCGCGCTGCCGGGCGTCGCCGGCGTCGAGGAGAACCCGCTGGAGAACAGCCTGACCGTGCTGGCCCGGCCGGGCGAGGTGATCTTCCCGCAGGTGAACGCGCTGATCGCCGAGCGCGGTTGGCGAATCAAGGAACTGGACGTGGAGCGCGGTCGGCTGGATGAAGTCTTCCGCACCCTGACCCGAGGGGAGGCGGCATGA
- a CDS encoding ABC transporter permease subunit: protein MKQLPVVFKRELASYFATPLAYVFIVIFLVLSGVFTFYLGNFYERDQADLTAFFNFHPWLYLFLIPAIAMRLWAEERKSGSIELLMTLPITRLEAVAGKFLAAWVFAGIALLLTFPMVLTVNYLGDPDNGAILAGYLGSWLLAGGYLAIGSCMSALAKNQVIAFILAVVMCFVFIVSGFPLVLDAFSGWAPQWLLDAVASMSFLTRFDAISKGVIDLRDLLFFVSLIVAWLAATAVVVDLKKAD from the coding sequence ATGAAGCAGTTGCCCGTGGTCTTCAAGCGCGAGCTGGCAAGCTACTTCGCCACGCCGCTGGCTTACGTGTTCATCGTCATTTTCCTGGTGCTCTCCGGGGTCTTCACCTTCTACCTCGGCAACTTCTACGAGCGCGACCAGGCGGATCTGACGGCCTTCTTCAACTTCCACCCCTGGCTCTACCTGTTCCTCATCCCGGCCATCGCCATGCGGCTCTGGGCGGAGGAGCGCAAGTCCGGCTCCATCGAGTTGCTGATGACCCTGCCGATCACCCGCCTGGAGGCGGTGGCCGGCAAGTTCCTCGCCGCCTGGGTGTTCGCCGGCATCGCCTTGCTGCTGACCTTCCCCATGGTGCTGACGGTCAACTACCTGGGCGACCCGGACAACGGCGCCATCCTCGCCGGCTACCTGGGCAGCTGGCTGCTGGCCGGCGGCTACCTGGCGATCGGCTCGTGCATGTCGGCGCTGGCGAAGAACCAGGTGATCGCCTTCATCCTCGCCGTGGTGATGTGTTTCGTCTTCATCGTCAGCGGCTTCCCCCTGGTGCTCGACGCTTTCAGCGGCTGGGCGCCGCAGTGGCTACTCGACGCTGTGGCCTCGATGAGCTTCCTGACCCGCTTCGACGCGATCAGCAAGGGTGTCATCGACCTGCGCGACCTGCTGTTTTTCGTCAGCCTGATCGTCGCCTGGCTCGCCGCCACGGCGGTGGTGGTCGACCTGAAGAAAGCCGACTGA
- the rfaH gene encoding transcription/translation regulatory transformer protein RfaH, with protein sequence MQQVQLTCREGNMPDATGKQWYLIQCKPRQDMRALEHLERQGYPCLLPTHQIERLQKGKLQQLSEPLFPGYLFIHLDRVDDNWMPIRSTRGVNQIVSFGGRPTPVPEAIVTKLQSPHTNVLPALIAGDRVVLNDTSLQQIEAIFLEKNSDGRVLLLLSLLQREVVVSVPLTQVQKIELRTYEPVSRLQLKKDQETTKK encoded by the coding sequence ATGCAGCAGGTGCAATTGACCTGCAGAGAGGGAAACATGCCGGACGCAACCGGAAAACAGTGGTACCTGATCCAGTGCAAGCCGCGCCAGGACATGCGCGCGCTGGAGCATCTGGAGCGCCAGGGGTACCCGTGCCTGCTACCCACTCACCAGATCGAGCGACTGCAAAAGGGAAAACTGCAGCAACTCAGTGAGCCTCTCTTCCCCGGCTACTTGTTCATTCACCTGGATCGGGTGGATGACAATTGGATGCCCATCCGTTCGACCCGCGGTGTGAATCAGATCGTGAGCTTTGGAGGGCGCCCTACACCTGTGCCAGAAGCAATTGTTACAAAACTACAGAGCCCGCACACAAACGTCCTGCCTGCACTCATTGCTGGTGACCGAGTTGTTCTTAACGACACCAGCCTGCAACAGATAGAAGCCATCTTCCTTGAGAAGAATAGTGACGGGCGGGTATTGCTTTTGCTCTCGCTACTTCAAAGAGAAGTTGTAGTCAGCGTTCCGCTTACTCAAGTGCAAAAGATTGAGCTTCGAACTTACGAGCCAGTCTCGCGACTCCAACTCAAAAAGGACCAAGAAACCACAAAGAAGTGA
- a CDS encoding aldolase catalytic domain-containing protein, producing MRKLKILDCTLRDGGYYNNWDFPEVLVSNYLKAVAAAKIDLIELGLRNFPGKSFKGASAFTTERYINQLDLPEGPAYGVMVDAKTLISSPPDIISSVNRLFVKKADSRLSFVRVAAHYHEVEAAIVICRELKKLGYFVGLNLMQTVGKAEQLIIKTARKIKDSNTVDVLYFADSFGNMRTEDQHRIIRSLREVWEGDLGLHAHDNMSRALSNTLEAVELGVSYLDSTITGMGRGAGNTKTEVLLLELCEKYNANYRPQELYELVLRNFEPMQREYGWGSNLLYHIGATANIHPTYIQQLCSDTRFGPDERSAAISYLSTVESSNYDGENLEMALNSGKRAYSTKVLPGDDIRGLLLRKEVLLIGPGASTKKYASAICDYICERAPIVISINVNETIPEKLINYYTAIHNAKFLTDNKKYKEIEQKLIAPRSRFEENSISPKINYEIQIGDNWESGNSHCTIPLELTLSYALSICEVGGAESVSLVGFDGYAPPDNRGKDSQETFDHFKNKLSITCLTPTSYNINAGSIYAI from the coding sequence TTGAGAAAATTAAAAATATTGGACTGCACACTTAGAGATGGCGGCTATTACAACAACTGGGACTTCCCAGAGGTATTAGTCTCAAATTATCTCAAAGCAGTAGCCGCAGCAAAAATCGACCTAATTGAACTAGGCCTAAGGAACTTCCCCGGAAAGTCGTTCAAAGGAGCTAGCGCATTCACAACTGAGCGATACATCAATCAGCTCGATCTGCCCGAAGGCCCCGCCTATGGAGTCATGGTTGACGCCAAAACCTTAATTTCCTCACCACCAGACATTATCAGCAGTGTCAATCGGCTTTTCGTAAAGAAGGCTGATAGCCGTCTCTCTTTCGTACGAGTGGCCGCGCACTATCATGAAGTTGAGGCAGCCATCGTAATTTGTCGGGAGCTCAAAAAGCTGGGATATTTTGTCGGCCTAAACTTGATGCAAACCGTTGGCAAGGCTGAGCAGCTAATAATAAAAACAGCAAGAAAAATAAAAGACTCTAATACAGTAGACGTGTTGTATTTCGCAGACTCCTTCGGAAACATGCGAACCGAGGATCAACATCGGATTATTCGATCACTGCGTGAAGTATGGGAAGGCGACTTAGGACTCCACGCTCATGACAATATGTCTCGCGCCCTTTCAAATACGCTTGAGGCAGTAGAGTTGGGAGTCAGCTATCTCGATTCGACCATTACAGGCATGGGGCGAGGAGCGGGAAATACCAAAACCGAGGTATTGCTACTAGAGCTCTGCGAGAAATACAACGCAAATTATAGGCCGCAAGAGTTGTACGAACTGGTCCTCAGGAATTTCGAGCCTATGCAGCGTGAATATGGCTGGGGAAGTAATCTGCTCTATCACATTGGCGCAACTGCCAACATACACCCGACCTACATTCAGCAACTCTGCAGCGACACACGATTTGGACCTGACGAGCGTTCAGCGGCCATAAGCTATCTCAGCACAGTTGAAAGCTCCAATTACGATGGCGAAAACCTCGAGATGGCGCTCAACTCTGGAAAGCGTGCTTACTCTACTAAAGTTCTACCCGGGGATGATATCCGCGGATTGCTCTTGCGCAAAGAAGTCCTTCTTATCGGGCCCGGCGCAAGCACTAAAAAATACGCAAGTGCAATTTGTGATTACATCTGCGAGCGAGCGCCCATTGTCATCTCGATAAACGTCAACGAAACCATTCCTGAAAAACTAATCAACTACTATACCGCCATACATAACGCAAAATTCCTAACAGACAACAAGAAATACAAAGAGATTGAGCAAAAGCTTATAGCACCGCGCTCCCGCTTCGAGGAAAACTCGATCAGCCCAAAAATTAACTACGAAATACAAATCGGCGACAACTGGGAATCTGGTAACTCGCACTGCACTATTCCTTTAGAACTTACACTTAGCTACGCACTTTCAATATGCGAGGTTGGAGGCGCCGAAAGCGTAAGCTTAGTAGGATTTGATGGTTACGCCCCGCCAGACAATAGAGGGAAGGACTCTCAGGAGACCTTTGACCACTTTAAGAACAAGCTGTCAATCACCTGTCTAACACCAACAAGCTACAACATCAATGCTGGCTCGATATATGCTATATAA
- a CDS encoding low molecular weight protein-tyrosine-phosphatase, producing MFKRILVVCVGNICRSPTAEHLLRQRLAGSDIQVSSAGLGALVDKPIESNALAALERHGETPHDHRARQLTSSLLRDSDLVLVMEKRHLQGVTQIAPEARGKTFLLGKWQDDREIPDPYRQSTAAFEHAYALITEGVDAWAKRIRPTR from the coding sequence GTGTTCAAACGGATATTGGTCGTCTGCGTCGGCAACATCTGCCGCAGCCCCACCGCCGAACATCTGCTGCGCCAGCGCCTTGCTGGCAGCGACATCCAGGTCAGCTCCGCCGGCCTCGGTGCCCTGGTCGACAAGCCCATCGAAAGCAACGCGCTGGCCGCCCTCGAGCGGCATGGCGAGACGCCGCACGACCACCGCGCCCGTCAACTGACTTCCAGCCTGCTGCGCGACTCCGACCTGGTCCTGGTCATGGAGAAACGCCACCTGCAGGGCGTCACCCAGATTGCCCCCGAAGCGCGCGGCAAGACTTTCCTGCTCGGCAAGTGGCAGGACGACCGCGAAATCCCCGACCCCTACCGGCAGAGCACGGCCGCCTTCGAGCACGCCTACGCCCTGATCACCGAGGGCGTCGACGCCTGGGCCAAACGCATCCGCCCGACCCGCTAA
- a CDS encoding polysaccharide biosynthesis tyrosine autokinase: MQQQPAIAMQDHDDDEIDLLGLLGTLIDHKWLIAGITAGFMAVGVAYALLAPPIYRSDAIVQVEPKKPTIPGLSDMGDLLGAQSEAITEIQLLTSRAVIGKAVDNLKLNIVVKPSRFPLVGGFIARHFQPETTTEVAAPLFGLSRFGWGGEELKIFQLEVPEVLLEKDLTLIAGENGGFTLLDDDDNVLVEGKVGQAYDQNGVKLQVEKLQANPGTHFNVVRERRLTTILDYQDNLNVSETGKESGIISLSLENDEPDRALQVLDEISKLYVRQNVERASAEAASSLEFLRGQLPDVRRDLEKAEDALSSYQTRAKSADISLETKALLDQIVALDTNISELKLQQAEMDRKFTRQHPAYQALQKQIGELTSKQNGLSRKVEGLPATQQELLGLTRDVQVSTAIYTQLLNKAQELDVMRAGAVGNVRIIDTADVDTTKPVKPKKPLVVLVATLLGLFFAIGLVLLRKALNRGIETPDAIEQLGLPVYASIPYSVLQKAEEDKRDKGRGRAAKAAPLLAISHSTDLAIESLRSLRTSLHFAMLEAGNNRLMISGPSPAVGKTFVSSNLAAVIAQTGQRVLLVDVDMRKGYLHKVLNSGEENGLSDLLVKRCDFATAVRTTDIEGFHFIPRGQIPPNPSELLMHPNFTAFLEEASKQFDLVILDTPPLLAVTDAAIVGRQSGTNLIVTRFGLNPAREIDLTIRRFAQNGIELKGAIFNGVEKRASAYYGYGGYGYYHYEYKSDKA, from the coding sequence ATGCAGCAGCAACCCGCGATAGCCATGCAAGACCACGACGATGACGAGATCGACCTGCTCGGTCTGCTCGGCACCCTGATCGATCACAAATGGCTGATCGCCGGGATCACTGCCGGCTTCATGGCCGTTGGCGTGGCTTATGCGCTGCTGGCACCGCCCATCTATCGCTCCGATGCCATCGTTCAGGTGGAGCCGAAGAAGCCGACCATTCCGGGCTTGTCGGATATGGGTGACCTGCTGGGTGCCCAGTCGGAAGCCATCACCGAGATCCAGCTGCTGACCTCGCGTGCGGTGATCGGCAAGGCTGTGGATAACCTCAAGTTGAATATCGTGGTGAAGCCGTCGCGCTTCCCGCTGGTCGGCGGCTTTATCGCACGTCACTTCCAACCCGAAACGACAACCGAAGTCGCAGCGCCGTTGTTCGGCCTGAGCCGTTTTGGCTGGGGCGGCGAAGAGCTGAAGATCTTCCAGTTGGAGGTTCCCGAGGTCCTGCTCGAGAAAGACCTCACGCTCATTGCCGGGGAGAACGGCGGCTTCACCCTGCTCGACGATGACGACAACGTGCTCGTCGAAGGCAAGGTCGGCCAGGCCTACGACCAAAATGGCGTGAAGCTCCAGGTCGAGAAACTGCAGGCCAACCCGGGCACGCATTTCAACGTTGTCCGTGAACGCCGCCTGACCACCATCCTCGACTACCAGGACAACCTCAACGTCAGCGAAACCGGCAAGGAATCCGGGATCATCAGCCTGTCGCTGGAAAACGACGAGCCCGATCGCGCGCTGCAGGTGCTGGACGAGATCAGCAAGCTCTACGTTCGCCAGAACGTCGAACGCGCCTCCGCCGAAGCGGCGTCCAGCCTGGAGTTCCTGCGTGGCCAACTGCCTGACGTGCGCCGTGATTTGGAGAAGGCCGAGGACGCGCTTAGCAGCTATCAGACTCGCGCCAAATCCGCGGACATCAGCCTGGAAACCAAGGCCCTGCTCGACCAGATCGTAGCCCTGGACACCAACATCTCCGAGCTGAAGCTGCAGCAGGCAGAGATGGACCGCAAGTTTACCCGCCAGCACCCGGCCTACCAGGCACTGCAGAAGCAGATCGGCGAACTGACCAGCAAGCAGAATGGCCTGTCGCGCAAGGTCGAAGGCCTGCCGGCGACCCAGCAGGAACTGCTGGGCCTGACCCGCGACGTACAGGTCAGCACGGCCATCTACACCCAACTGCTGAACAAGGCCCAGGAACTCGACGTCATGCGCGCCGGCGCTGTGGGCAACGTGCGCATCATCGACACGGCCGACGTGGACACCACCAAGCCGGTCAAGCCGAAAAAGCCGCTCGTAGTACTGGTCGCCACCCTGCTCGGCCTGTTCTTCGCGATCGGCCTGGTGCTGCTGCGCAAAGCCCTTAACCGCGGTATCGAGACTCCGGACGCCATCGAACAACTGGGCCTGCCGGTCTACGCATCCATTCCGTACAGCGTCCTGCAGAAAGCCGAGGAAGATAAACGCGACAAGGGCCGTGGCCGTGCCGCCAAGGCCGCGCCGCTGCTCGCCATCAGCCACTCGACCGACCTGGCCATCGAGTCCCTGCGCAGCCTGCGCACCAGCCTGCACTTCGCCATGCTGGAAGCCGGCAACAACCGCCTGATGATTTCCGGTCCGAGCCCGGCGGTGGGCAAGACCTTCGTGTCCTCCAACCTGGCTGCGGTCATCGCCCAGACAGGCCAGCGCGTCCTGCTGGTCGATGTCGACATGCGCAAGGGCTACCTGCACAAGGTGCTGAACAGCGGTGAAGAGAACGGCCTGTCCGACCTACTGGTGAAGCGCTGCGACTTTGCTACTGCAGTGCGTACCACCGATATCGAAGGCTTCCACTTCATTCCGCGCGGCCAGATTCCGCCGAACCCGTCGGAACTGCTGATGCACCCCAACTTCACCGCCTTCCTCGAAGAAGCGAGCAAGCAGTTCGACCTGGTGATACTCGATACCCCGCCGCTGCTGGCCGTGACCGATGCCGCCATCGTCGGCCGCCAGTCGGGCACGAACCTGATCGTCACCCGCTTCGGCCTGAACCCGGCACGGGAAATCGACCTGACCATCCGCCGCTTCGCGCAGAACGGCATCGAACTAAAAGGCGCGATCTTCAACGGCGTGGAAAAACGAGCCTCGGCCTACTACGGGTACGGCGGCTACGGCTACTACCACTACGAATACAAATCGGACAAAGCCTGA